From a region of the Vaginimicrobium propionicum genome:
- the cls gene encoding cardiolipin synthase → MSEVMDSATHALGKKQNRAPRSQKFVASFLRGSLTVIAIAAQIALFIMLVTVGVRAVRWVAVLSVAASVVALIFILNSKMQLEYKLAWSIVILLLPFAGGVFYLLFGSRTGTRRQVAKYNEIQAAARQNQLSAPKAITDGKCHVEPRAEAQLTYLEKAGPFFAYSDTETTYYPLGDEAFPAMMEAIENAKNWIGLEYFIVAKGKMLTQLVQALKRKVDEGVKVYFLYDDLGSIFKVPFGFLADLREAGIQAQPVNRFGPGLTLRYNNRDHRKFLIVDGDIAFTGGINIGDEYINEIERFGHWRDTVIRLKGPGAWGAVTLFFTIWDLVTGQATDLATLRPELEHESHPGIVLNFDDTPFDDVSIGWAAYRNVISKAERYVYITTPYLVPSAEQLDVLTSAALSGVRVCIMTPGIPDKRAVWEVTRSNYLRLLEAGVEIYEYSPGFLHAKQIVSDDRYAIIGTINFDFRSFYLHQENGVWMCDTPVVGEMVEDFENLLSKCHKIELAQVRNIHPLRRLLRVMLRTFSPML, encoded by the coding sequence GTGAGTGAAGTTATGGATTCGGCGACGCATGCACTAGGTAAAAAACAGAACCGTGCGCCTAGGTCGCAGAAATTTGTGGCCTCTTTTTTGCGTGGCAGCCTGACGGTTATAGCCATTGCTGCTCAGATAGCTCTCTTTATCATGTTGGTGACCGTCGGGGTGCGGGCGGTGCGCTGGGTTGCGGTGTTGTCGGTAGCTGCTTCTGTGGTGGCGCTCATCTTTATTCTTAACTCTAAAATGCAGCTTGAGTATAAGTTGGCTTGGTCGATTGTTATTTTGCTCTTGCCCTTTGCTGGCGGGGTTTTTTATCTGCTCTTCGGATCCAGGACAGGTACCCGCCGTCAGGTAGCTAAATATAATGAGATTCAGGCTGCTGCTCGCCAAAACCAACTTTCGGCGCCTAAAGCGATCACTGACGGAAAATGTCATGTCGAACCAAGAGCTGAAGCTCAGCTAACTTATCTTGAAAAAGCCGGCCCGTTTTTTGCCTATTCGGATACCGAAACCACCTATTATCCGTTGGGCGATGAGGCTTTCCCGGCGATGATGGAAGCTATCGAGAATGCAAAAAACTGGATTGGGTTAGAGTATTTCATTGTTGCTAAAGGCAAAATGTTGACCCAATTAGTTCAGGCGCTTAAGCGGAAAGTGGATGAAGGGGTCAAAGTTTATTTTCTCTACGACGATCTAGGCTCAATCTTCAAAGTGCCGTTCGGTTTCCTAGCAGATTTGCGTGAAGCTGGAATCCAGGCTCAGCCGGTTAACCGATTTGGCCCAGGCTTGACATTGCGTTATAACAACCGCGATCACCGGAAATTTTTGATTGTTGACGGTGATATTGCCTTCACCGGCGGGATTAATATCGGTGATGAATATATCAATGAGATTGAACGCTTCGGTCACTGGCGCGACACAGTCATCCGGCTCAAAGGTCCAGGGGCTTGGGGCGCGGTGACATTGTTCTTTACTATCTGGGATTTGGTTACCGGTCAGGCCACAGATTTAGCTACGTTAAGACCCGAATTAGAACATGAGTCGCATCCGGGAATCGTCCTTAATTTCGATGACACCCCGTTTGATGATGTCTCGATCGGATGGGCAGCGTATCGAAATGTTATTTCCAAGGCGGAACGTTACGTCTATATCACCACCCCTTATTTGGTGCCCAGTGCCGAACAATTGGACGTCTTAACCAGTGCTGCGCTTTCAGGGGTGCGGGTGTGCATCATGACCCCTGGAATCCCAGATAAGCGAGCCGTGTGGGAGGTTACTCGCTCAAATTACCTGCGCCTGTTAGAGGCTGGCGTAGAAATATATGAATACAGCCCAGGTTTTCTGCACGCCAAACAGATAGTTTCTGATGATCGTTATGCGATTATTGGCACTATTAATTTTGATTTCCGCAGTTTCTATCTTCACCAAGAAAACGGTGTCTGGATGTGCGATACCCCGGTTGTTGGTGAAATGGTTGAAGATTTCGAGAACTTGTTGTCGAAGTGCCACAAAATCGAGCTGGCTCAGGTGCGTAATATCCATCCATTGCGTAGATTGCTACGAGTTATGTTGCGTACGTTCTCGCCAATGTTGTGA
- a CDS encoding HAD family phosphatase: MDWNKFAVALFDLDGVLTPTTDLHMQAWATMFNRYLGDLADQAPYTQADYFAYVDGKPRYEGVRTMLASRGIQVEEDEIIKLGDQKNMDFNQLLATQGIAPYPGTMKLLNKLRAASMRMCVVSSSRNAMQVLAAAELTDYFAHIVDGNLAREQHLQGKPAADTYAYAAKLCGVTNAQAVVVEDAISGVQAGRAGQFGFVLGVNRGVGAEALYQAGADLVVEDLEEVAK; the protein is encoded by the coding sequence ATGGATTGGAATAAATTCGCGGTAGCCTTATTCGATTTGGATGGGGTACTAACTCCCACCACAGATCTGCATATGCAAGCCTGGGCAACCATGTTCAACCGATATTTAGGAGATCTGGCCGACCAAGCGCCTTATACTCAGGCAGATTATTTTGCTTATGTAGACGGCAAACCCCGTTATGAGGGGGTGCGCACCATGCTGGCTTCGCGCGGTATTCAGGTAGAAGAAGACGAAATCATCAAATTGGGCGACCAAAAAAATATGGATTTCAACCAGCTGCTAGCGACCCAGGGTATCGCCCCTTATCCGGGCACTATGAAGTTATTGAACAAATTGCGTGCGGCGTCCATGAGGATGTGTGTAGTCAGTTCATCGCGCAACGCTATGCAAGTGTTAGCGGCGGCTGAGCTAACTGATTATTTTGCGCACATTGTGGACGGTAACCTGGCTCGCGAGCAACACTTGCAGGGCAAGCCGGCTGCTGACACTTACGCGTATGCGGCGAAACTTTGTGGGGTTACTAACGCTCAAGCAGTAGTTGTCGAGGATGCTATCTCTGGAGTGCAAGCTGGACGAGCTGGCCAATTCGGTTTTGTACTGGGCGTCAACCGAGGAGTGGGTGCTGAAGCGCTATACCAGGCTGGAGCTGACCTGGTTGTTGAGGACTTAGAAGAGGTGGCCAAATGA
- a CDS encoding glycoside hydrolase family 65 protein — MIVPESIEDPMDAVRFPPDAWRLVEKFPSANDLGLTETLFATANGYLGMRATPTEGRPAYKTGTFINGFHETWEIKHAENAFGFAKTGQTIVNAPSSHIMKLYVDDEPLLVSSADLQEYERSIDFRDGILRRDLTWRTPSGKRVRVRTTRMVSLADRHLALFTLEITMLAGNAPIVVSSQIVNQEDFDAFSQTDHDKVGMKDPRRNQGMDHRVLNCKMHWCSPKRMILGYQVANSKMTLGVGADHLIDTRNDFEELDDTSEDLGRKIYRISAKQGEPIKITKAVAYHTADQVPARELSDRVRRTLDRVQVDGFSALVESHKRVLEGFWERSDVSIGAETRVQQAMRWCLFQLVQASARADGIGIPAKGLTGDGYEGHYFWDSEVYVIPFLAYTNPVWARNALRFRYSSLEQARERARELSTCGALFPWRTINGEEASAYYAAGTAQYHIDADIAYAVGQYWFITGDTEFMYGEGAEMLVETARMWAELGFWRVAESGQVFEIHGVTGPDEYTTVVNNNMYTNVMARHNLRLACRIVEVMKEEAPQAYEKLVHDVDLRDEEVAEWQACAKGMKIPFDEHLGIHPQDDVFIEKELWDIENTPKERFPLLLHYHPLVIYRFQVLKQADVVLALFLLADEFTADQKRADFEYYDPITTGDSSLSVVVQSIVAAQVGHQDMAYQYFHSGLYVDLGDLHNNTCDGVHIASAGGVWHSVIHGFAGMSQNEEILEFDPRLPRQWTHIDFRVRSGQTRLRIHLTKNELQFCIEEGPAISVRVRGKEYSVTEDAPTVVRLSGQGLRLPNLGTSHPIIGGLRHDGTVITAEVPELTESIPSIE; from the coding sequence ATGATTGTGCCTGAAAGCATCGAAGACCCGATGGATGCTGTCCGGTTCCCGCCAGATGCCTGGAGATTGGTAGAAAAATTTCCTAGTGCTAACGATTTAGGGTTGACAGAAACCCTATTTGCCACCGCTAATGGCTATCTTGGGATGCGCGCGACCCCCACTGAAGGTAGACCGGCATATAAAACTGGCACCTTCATCAATGGATTCCATGAGACTTGGGAAATTAAGCACGCTGAAAATGCTTTCGGTTTCGCCAAGACCGGCCAAACTATTGTCAATGCGCCAAGCAGTCACATCATGAAACTGTACGTTGACGATGAGCCATTGCTGGTCTCTTCGGCAGATTTACAAGAATATGAGCGTTCGATTGATTTCAGGGACGGCATCTTGCGCCGCGATCTGACCTGGCGCACTCCGTCTGGAAAACGAGTGCGGGTGCGTACCACTCGAATGGTTAGTCTTGCCGACCGTCATCTAGCTTTATTTACCCTAGAAATCACCATGTTGGCGGGGAACGCGCCAATAGTTGTTAGCTCCCAAATAGTTAACCAAGAAGATTTTGATGCTTTCTCCCAAACCGACCACGACAAGGTTGGCATGAAAGATCCACGACGTAATCAAGGAATGGATCACCGGGTGCTGAACTGCAAAATGCATTGGTGCTCGCCGAAGAGGATGATTCTTGGATACCAGGTCGCCAATTCCAAAATGACGCTTGGTGTTGGCGCTGACCACCTCATCGATACCCGCAACGATTTCGAGGAATTGGACGATACTTCCGAAGATTTAGGGCGCAAAATTTATCGGATTAGCGCCAAACAGGGTGAGCCAATCAAAATCACCAAAGCAGTGGCCTATCACACTGCTGATCAAGTGCCGGCGCGTGAGCTATCGGATCGAGTGCGACGCACCCTAGACAGAGTGCAGGTGGATGGTTTTTCTGCATTAGTGGAATCCCACAAGCGGGTTTTGGAAGGGTTCTGGGAGCGCTCAGATGTTTCCATAGGAGCCGAAACCAGGGTGCAACAAGCGATGCGCTGGTGTCTGTTCCAGTTAGTGCAGGCCTCAGCCAGAGCAGACGGTATTGGCATTCCAGCCAAAGGGCTGACTGGCGACGGTTATGAAGGTCACTATTTTTGGGACTCAGAAGTTTATGTCATCCCATTCTTGGCCTATACCAACCCTGTGTGGGCTAGAAATGCTTTACGATTCAGATATTCCAGCCTTGAACAAGCCAGAGAACGAGCTAGAGAGCTTTCTACCTGTGGCGCACTATTCCCGTGGCGCACGATTAACGGTGAGGAAGCCTCCGCCTACTATGCTGCTGGCACCGCTCAATACCACATTGACGCCGATATTGCCTATGCTGTAGGTCAGTATTGGTTCATCACCGGTGATACAGAATTTATGTACGGTGAAGGCGCTGAAATGCTCGTTGAAACGGCGAGAATGTGGGCAGAGTTAGGTTTTTGGCGGGTCGCTGAATCCGGTCAGGTATTCGAGATTCATGGCGTGACTGGCCCGGACGAATACACCACTGTCGTCAACAACAATATGTATACAAACGTGATGGCTCGCCATAACTTGCGGTTAGCTTGCCGAATAGTTGAGGTGATGAAAGAGGAAGCCCCGCAAGCCTATGAGAAACTAGTTCACGACGTAGATTTGCGTGATGAAGAAGTAGCCGAGTGGCAGGCCTGCGCCAAAGGCATGAAAATTCCTTTTGATGAGCACTTAGGCATTCACCCGCAAGACGATGTGTTCATCGAAAAAGAACTGTGGGATATTGAAAATACCCCTAAAGAACGTTTCCCGCTGCTACTGCATTATCACCCCCTGGTTATCTACCGTTTTCAGGTCTTGAAACAAGCAGACGTGGTATTGGCGTTATTCTTACTAGCTGATGAGTTCACTGCCGATCAGAAACGCGCCGACTTTGAATACTATGACCCGATCACTACGGGTGATTCGTCCTTGTCAGTGGTGGTGCAGTCGATAGTTGCCGCCCAAGTAGGTCATCAAGACATGGCATACCAGTATTTCCATTCTGGGCTATATGTAGACCTTGGCGACTTGCATAACAACACTTGTGACGGCGTACACATTGCCTCAGCAGGTGGGGTTTGGCATTCCGTAATTCACGGTTTCGCTGGGATGAGCCAAAACGAGGAAATTTTAGAATTCGATCCAAGGCTGCCTAGACAGTGGACGCATATTGATTTTAGGGTGCGTAGTGGACAAACTCGCCTGCGTATTCACCTGACAAAAAATGAGTTGCAATTTTGTATCGAGGAGGGGCCGGCGATATCTGTTCGAGTGCGAGGTAAAGAATATAGCGTTACTGAAGATGCGCCGACTGTGGTTCGGTTATCTGGTCAAGGCTTGCGGCTACCTAATCTTGGCACCTCACACCCGATTATCGGTGGGCTGCGTCATGATGGGACGGTAATTACTGCCGAAGTGCCAGAGTTGACGGAATCTATCCCGTCTATTGAGTGA
- the disA gene encoding DNA integrity scanning diadenylate cyclase DisA codes for MGKLLGHNEQRYRHYRALLAPGTPLREGLDRITHGHTGALVVLGRNAVVDEISTGGFTVNAPFTPTALRELAKMDGGIVLSNDLDTIVTAGVHFVPSGLLPTIETGTRHRSADRIAQQAHVPVATVSASMNTIALFMEGLRYPIESSEQILMRAEQALATMGRFRERLHEQTALLSMLEVDDRVTVSDLVHTAQPLAMIRRLNEELEGYVEALGVDGRLLQLQLFEVTNGIDRLASMLELDYADNLTEPKKFALDKLSHLATGDLLDPATVGVTIGLGSDLDAHLTSRGLRQVTQAAQVSTNLAKALLTHFGGLQGMFAATRAELAAVESVSPTQARAIRDGLARLAAQVDHQRG; via the coding sequence GTGGGCAAACTTTTAGGCCATAACGAGCAGCGCTACCGTCACTACCGCGCTCTATTAGCGCCTGGCACACCGCTTCGGGAAGGTTTAGATCGCATAACTCATGGCCATACTGGCGCCTTGGTAGTTTTGGGGCGAAATGCCGTAGTAGACGAAATCAGTACTGGCGGCTTCACCGTAAATGCCCCTTTTACCCCGACCGCACTACGTGAGCTAGCAAAAATGGATGGCGGCATAGTGCTGTCTAATGACCTAGACACCATCGTCACTGCCGGAGTGCATTTTGTGCCATCCGGGCTACTACCAACCATCGAAACTGGCACCCGACACCGCAGCGCTGATCGCATAGCGCAGCAGGCGCATGTGCCGGTCGCTACGGTGTCAGCCTCTATGAACACCATTGCGTTATTCATGGAAGGGCTACGCTACCCCATCGAATCTAGTGAACAGATTCTGATGCGCGCCGAACAGGCCCTAGCGACTATGGGGCGTTTCCGGGAACGGTTACACGAGCAGACAGCTCTGCTTTCGATGTTAGAAGTGGATGATCGAGTCACAGTCTCCGACCTTGTCCACACTGCTCAACCACTGGCGATGATTCGACGGCTAAACGAAGAATTAGAGGGCTATGTCGAAGCTTTAGGCGTTGACGGCAGACTCCTACAGTTACAACTTTTTGAAGTGACGAACGGTATTGACAGGCTAGCGTCCATGCTCGAATTAGATTATGCCGACAATCTCACTGAGCCGAAAAAATTCGCCCTGGACAAGCTATCTCACCTAGCCACTGGTGATTTGCTTGATCCAGCAACAGTGGGGGTCACCATCGGGTTAGGCAGCGACTTAGACGCTCATCTAACCAGCCGGGGGTTACGTCAAGTCACCCAGGCAGCCCAAGTCTCCACCAACCTAGCCAAAGCCTTATTGACCCATTTTGGCGGTTTACAAGGCATGTTTGCCGCGACACGAGCCGAGCTTGCAGCCGTTGAATCAGTTTCACCAACCCAGGCCAGAGCTATTCGCGACGGTCTAGCTAGGCTCGCTGCCCAGGTTGACCATCAGCGCGGCTAA
- the radA gene encoding DNA repair protein RadA, translating to MAKTAKPAYRCTECGWTTAKWVGRCGECQTWGSVAEVGAPKLSEIAALSPSTAAVPITEVDAEAAGHQPTQIGELDRVLGGGLVPGAVLLLAGEPGIGKSTLLLEVASKWAKADHKTLYITGEESAAQVRLRAARTNCLASQLYLAAETDLATVLGHIEEVTPDLVVVDSVQTISTDEIDGSPGGITQVREVTAALVRVAKRCGFCLIIVGHVTKDGAIAGPRTLEHLVDVVLSFEGDKNSGFRMVRAQKNRFGPADEIGCFEMGEHGIFEVPDPSGMFTTRHGEPTPGTCVSVALEGRRALLVEVQALVAPVPAETPARRLAHGIDSSRVAMILAVLQRKAHFSLARQDVYVSTVGGARILDPAADLAVAIAVASANLERNYPRRVVAFGEVGLAGDLRRVPGLERRVGEAARLGFDLALVPTNNRDPNQHLPNLGTLKVVEVNTLAQALATLDLRKAG from the coding sequence ATGGCAAAGACTGCGAAACCTGCGTACCGCTGCACTGAATGCGGTTGGACTACCGCCAAATGGGTTGGTCGTTGTGGCGAATGCCAAACTTGGGGTTCGGTGGCTGAAGTTGGGGCGCCAAAACTCAGTGAGATTGCCGCGCTTTCCCCCAGCACTGCGGCGGTGCCGATAACGGAGGTGGATGCCGAGGCTGCTGGTCACCAACCTACTCAAATCGGTGAACTTGACCGTGTGCTTGGTGGCGGTCTAGTGCCAGGTGCAGTCTTGTTATTGGCTGGCGAGCCAGGAATCGGCAAATCCACTTTGTTGCTAGAGGTAGCGTCTAAATGGGCTAAGGCCGATCACAAAACTCTCTATATCACCGGCGAGGAGTCCGCTGCTCAAGTAAGGCTGCGAGCCGCGCGCACAAATTGTTTAGCTAGCCAGCTTTATTTGGCTGCTGAAACGGACTTGGCAACGGTGCTTGGCCATATTGAAGAAGTCACCCCCGATCTGGTTGTAGTCGATTCGGTGCAAACTATCTCCACCGATGAAATCGACGGCTCTCCTGGCGGTATCACCCAGGTACGCGAAGTGACGGCAGCGCTGGTGAGGGTGGCTAAACGCTGCGGTTTTTGTTTGATAATCGTCGGTCACGTCACTAAAGACGGAGCCATCGCCGGCCCACGCACACTTGAACACCTAGTTGATGTGGTGCTCAGTTTCGAGGGGGACAAAAACTCTGGTTTTAGAATGGTGCGCGCTCAGAAAAATCGTTTTGGACCTGCCGACGAAATCGGCTGTTTCGAGATGGGTGAGCACGGCATTTTCGAAGTGCCTGACCCGTCTGGCATGTTCACTACAAGGCATGGGGAGCCAACGCCTGGCACCTGCGTATCTGTGGCTCTAGAGGGCAGGCGCGCATTACTGGTCGAGGTACAAGCCTTAGTGGCACCTGTCCCGGCCGAAACCCCTGCCCGTCGCCTAGCTCATGGCATCGACAGCTCTAGAGTGGCGATGATTTTGGCCGTGCTCCAACGCAAAGCACATTTCTCGCTAGCGCGCCAAGACGTCTATGTTTCGACTGTTGGTGGAGCACGCATTCTCGATCCGGCAGCTGATCTAGCGGTAGCCATCGCGGTAGCTTCGGCAAATCTAGAACGCAATTACCCACGTCGAGTAGTAGCTTTCGGGGAGGTCGGTTTAGCTGGTGACTTGCGCCGAGTGCCGGGATTAGAGCGAAGAGTCGGGGAAGCCGCCAGGCTAGGTTTCGACTTGGCTTTGGTGCCAACAAATAACCGCGACCCTAATCAGCATTTGCCGAACTTAGGCACCTTGAAAGTGGTTGAGGTCAACACTCTAGCCCAAGCTTTAGCCACCCTAGATTTACGGAAGGCGGGCTAG
- a CDS encoding VOC family protein: MHVDHLVFVAGRDGLSATVDRLSEIFGDRFKDGGIHPRFGTRNNILPLTDARYLEVVEVLDHPAADKAVYGQAVRARQEAGGGWLGWVVSVDDLVPYEKRLERKAVPGTRTFPDSRVLEWEQIGIKGLMTDPQLPYFLRWESPADVLPSALDADVSLEKIEIAGSKSRVEEWIGAEIGPVFDGVTFDFSHPHGSPGILGVTFNIPGTGLVRI, encoded by the coding sequence ATGCATGTCGATCATTTGGTATTCGTAGCCGGCCGCGATGGGCTGAGCGCAACTGTTGATAGGCTTAGCGAAATCTTCGGCGACCGTTTCAAGGACGGTGGTATTCACCCCCGTTTCGGCACCAGAAATAATATTTTGCCGCTCACTGACGCGCGGTATCTGGAAGTTGTGGAAGTGCTCGACCACCCGGCTGCCGACAAGGCAGTCTACGGTCAAGCTGTACGCGCTAGGCAAGAGGCCGGAGGCGGCTGGCTGGGTTGGGTAGTCTCTGTCGATGATTTAGTGCCCTATGAAAAACGCCTAGAACGCAAAGCGGTGCCAGGCACCAGGACTTTCCCAGACTCGCGAGTTCTAGAATGGGAACAGATTGGCATTAAGGGCTTAATGACTGATCCTCAGCTGCCTTATTTCTTGCGTTGGGAATCACCTGCCGACGTTTTGCCCTCTGCTCTGGACGCGGATGTTAGCCTCGAAAAAATCGAGATTGCGGGCTCGAAATCACGGGTTGAGGAATGGATTGGCGCCGAAATTGGCCCAGTTTTTGACGGGGTCACCTTTGATTTTTCGCACCCACACGGTTCGCCGGGCATTCTCGGGGTCACCTTCAACATCCCTGGCACTGGATTAGTTCGCATCTAG
- a CDS encoding proline dehydrogenase family protein: MIDELADRLASSSRLRQAVEKAPAAKELVRRYVVDGSLDTLVETVKSQCDKGLKVTIDYLPKEIADSHQIGQIADSYNRIIARLADEGLAADSELSLRLSTLGLGRIAPQLTMVLARDITRSAYNAGIRVCLGMEDYDQVDDVLAVHQDLRQDFPDTAVTIQANLRRSLDDLPKLVAQRAKVRICKGSYRAGRDDVWQTNLAIDQAFIYCLRIIMDAGQAPLIATHDPRIIEISEYLINHKSLEGYEFQMLSGIRPLEQRRLVDIGHQVRCYLPFGPNWLHYYIRRTLDRPQNVALFARSLLGRR, encoded by the coding sequence ATGATCGACGAATTGGCTGACCGGCTAGCAAGTAGTAGCCGATTGCGTCAGGCAGTTGAAAAAGCCCCTGCCGCCAAAGAGCTAGTGCGCCGCTATGTGGTCGATGGCTCGCTAGATACGTTAGTGGAAACCGTAAAATCGCAGTGCGATAAGGGTTTGAAAGTAACGATTGATTATTTGCCGAAAGAAATCGCAGACAGCCACCAAATTGGCCAGATTGCTGATTCTTATAATCGGATAATCGCTCGTTTGGCTGACGAAGGTTTAGCCGCCGACAGCGAATTAAGTTTGCGATTATCAACCTTAGGACTAGGACGTATCGCCCCGCAGCTAACCATGGTTTTAGCCAGAGACATAACCCGCAGTGCCTATAACGCCGGGATAAGGGTGTGCTTGGGGATGGAAGACTACGATCAGGTTGACGATGTGCTGGCTGTCCACCAGGATTTACGTCAAGATTTCCCGGACACTGCCGTCACGATTCAAGCTAATTTGCGTCGCAGTCTGGACGATTTGCCTAAATTAGTTGCGCAACGGGCTAAAGTGCGCATTTGCAAAGGTTCCTACCGGGCGGGTCGCGATGATGTTTGGCAGACGAATCTGGCGATAGACCAAGCATTTATTTACTGTTTGCGGATAATTATGGACGCCGGCCAGGCGCCGCTAATCGCCACGCATGACCCAAGAATTATCGAAATTTCGGAATATCTGATTAACCACAAATCTCTTGAGGGCTACGAGTTTCAGATGCTTTCCGGGATTCGACCCTTGGAGCAGCGTCGGCTGGTAGATATTGGTCACCAAGTGCGTTGCTATCTGCCTTTTGGGCCTAATTGGTTGCACTACTATATTCGTCGCACTCTAGATAGGCCGCAAAATGTTGCCTTATTTGCTCGCTCACTGCTGGGTAGGCGATGA
- a CDS encoding CPBP family intramembrane glutamic endopeptidase has protein sequence MNKRLLGVETILVLGLSLGKSAVYSVLAIIERLTRSTPLGAQTSSLNNSVTPDRGWLDFCYQLVGNLFPFFVVALCFYLVSRVDPPTGSARQTFGLSANHFGRDIAVGFGIAAAIGIPGLAFYLFAKHIGINTTVAAGNLTQTWWAIPMYVLAAFMNGALEEVVMIGYLFTRWRQIGFKPGSIIAVSAVIRGCYHLYQGFGGAIGNLVMGLAFGYFYNKTHRLWPLIIAHTLLDIVSFVGYALLNGRLSWL, from the coding sequence ATGAATAAGCGCCTGCTCGGCGTCGAAACCATACTGGTTTTGGGGCTTTCACTAGGCAAATCAGCTGTTTATTCAGTGCTTGCAATCATCGAGCGGCTAACTAGATCAACACCGTTAGGTGCCCAAACATCTTCGCTGAATAATTCTGTGACGCCAGATAGAGGATGGTTGGATTTCTGTTATCAACTAGTTGGCAACCTATTCCCGTTCTTCGTGGTGGCGTTGTGTTTCTACCTGGTCTCGCGTGTTGATCCGCCGACCGGGTCAGCTCGCCAAACCTTTGGGCTATCTGCCAATCATTTTGGACGCGATATTGCTGTCGGTTTCGGTATTGCTGCAGCCATCGGTATTCCAGGTCTGGCCTTCTATCTATTCGCCAAACACATTGGTATCAACACCACGGTGGCGGCCGGTAATTTAACCCAAACTTGGTGGGCAATCCCGATGTACGTGTTAGCGGCTTTTATGAATGGTGCCTTAGAAGAGGTGGTAATGATCGGCTACCTGTTCACACGTTGGCGACAGATAGGGTTTAAGCCTGGCTCGATCATCGCAGTCAGTGCCGTTATTAGAGGTTGTTATCACCTCTATCAAGGTTTCGGTGGTGCGATCGGCAATTTAGTAATGGGGCTAGCTTTTGGTTATTTCTACAACAAAACGCATCGACTTTGGCCGCTAATTATTGCTCATACGCTGCTCGACATCGTCTCTTTTGTTGGTTATGCCCTTCTTAATGGACGTCTATCTTGGCTTTAG
- a CDS encoding aspartate-semialdehyde dehydrogenase: MHCMRVGVFGATGQVGGVMRRLLVERNFDIDDIRFFASERSAGKQLDWKGSPVVVEDMAKADFAGLDIAIFSAGATASKQWAPKVAAAGATVVDNSSGWRNNPDVPLVVSEVNPQDVKNPPLGIIANPNCTTMAAMPVLKPLHDKAGLRRLSVATYQATSGSGLAGVQTLKNQVGEVMSQDPTRLVYDGSAINHDELGPYVAPIAFNAVPVAGKFVDDGLGETDEEQKLRNESRKILHIPDLLVSGTCVRIPVFTSHALVINAEFNNDISAAEASELLVDAPGVRLADVPTPRDAAGGDLSLVGRIRQDHSLPGKNGLTMFIACDNLRKGAALNAIQIAELVAKV; this comes from the coding sequence ATCCACTGCATGCGAGTAGGAGTTTTTGGAGCAACCGGTCAAGTTGGTGGCGTAATGCGTCGCCTGCTTGTCGAACGCAATTTTGATATTGACGACATCCGTTTTTTCGCGTCCGAGCGATCAGCGGGTAAACAGCTCGACTGGAAAGGCAGTCCGGTTGTTGTCGAAGATATGGCGAAAGCTGATTTTGCTGGCCTAGATATCGCTATTTTTTCGGCGGGTGCCACCGCCTCTAAACAATGGGCGCCTAAGGTTGCTGCTGCTGGAGCCACAGTTGTAGATAACTCGTCTGGGTGGCGCAATAATCCAGATGTTCCTCTGGTGGTTAGTGAAGTAAACCCGCAAGATGTTAAGAACCCGCCGCTAGGTATCATCGCTAACCCGAACTGCACCACGATGGCTGCCATGCCCGTGCTGAAACCATTGCACGATAAGGCTGGGCTGCGTCGCTTAAGTGTTGCCACTTATCAGGCCACATCTGGTTCTGGATTGGCTGGAGTACAAACTCTGAAAAATCAGGTTGGCGAAGTGATGAGCCAAGATCCAACTCGGCTTGTTTATGACGGGTCGGCTATCAATCATGACGAGCTTGGTCCCTATGTTGCGCCGATAGCGTTTAACGCTGTGCCGGTGGCCGGTAAATTCGTTGATGACGGGTTGGGGGAAACTGACGAGGAGCAGAAATTGCGCAATGAGTCGCGAAAGATTCTGCACATTCCTGATTTATTAGTTTCTGGCACTTGTGTGCGTATTCCGGTATTCACTAGTCATGCGCTAGTGATTAATGCAGAGTTCAACAACGACATTTCAGCTGCCGAAGCTAGCGAGCTATTGGTTGACGCTCCGGGAGTCAGGCTAGCTGACGTGCCTACCCCTCGCGACGCTGCTGGAGGCGATTTGAGCTTGGTCGGACGTATTCGTCAAGACCATTCCTTGCCGGGCAAGAATGGGTTAACCATGTTCATTGCTTGCGATAATTTGCGTAAGGGCGCGGCACTGAATGCTATTCAGATTGCCGAGCTAGTGGCCAAGGTTTAA
- a CDS encoding 30S ribosomal protein bS22 yields MGSVVKKRRKRMSKKKHRKLLKRTRIQRRRAGK; encoded by the coding sequence GTGGGTTCGGTTGTTAAAAAGCGCCGCAAGCGCATGTCCAAGAAGAAGCACCGCAAGCTATTGAAGCGTACCCGGATTCAACGTCGCCGAGCGGGCAAATAA